From the genome of Nicotiana sylvestris chromosome 1, ASM39365v2, whole genome shotgun sequence:
AAAAAAGAAGAATGTGAAAATAAATTTAAAGTCATTAACTAAACTGAAGAAAGTGATCTGGTAGTCTCCTTTATCAGTAAATGTCAGCTGTTACATTAACAGAAAACTCTCAACAGTAAATATGAATTACAGTCAAAAGTATTGAATGAGCAAAATTAACCCAATTTTCCCAAGCAAATTTTACTTAGATCCATAATCCTTTCCTACAACCTTaggacaaaaaaggaaaaaataaaagatCAAAACTTTACCTTTCTATTCAGTGCTTAATAGGGTTGACAAATTCAGCATCATCAGAAACTGCAGAAACCTCAACTTGACTAATAATCTCATCATCTAATTCTTCCATTGGAGGAGGAAGATTAAGATCTATTAAACTTCCACCATTTCTTGAAAATTCTAATTTTGCAGCAGTTGGAATAAAAACAGGAACACTAATATTTGCTGCTGCTGTTGAAACACCAATAACATGTGATCTCTTATGTCCACCTAAAGCTTGTCCTGATGAAAAAACTCTGTAACAAATAGGACATTCATGTATTTTCTCTTCAATAACTCCTACATTTTCCACCACTTCATTATTATAATTTGAAACTTTAATCTTCTTATGACTTGCTCTGTGTCCTCCTAATGCTTGATAAGATCGAAAATTTTTGTTACATGTTTCACATCTATACTTACCTCTACCTCTGTTCTTGGTAATTACTTTAACTTGTACTCCAGAATTTTCCTCtttatactcttcttcttcttcttcgtcagaGTAGTGATCAACTTGTTGTTTAATCCAATTATCTCTCGATAACATCATCAAACAATGTGCAACATCTTCTTCAGGTGAAGTTTCTGAGATTGAACTAACTGGCTCTGTTTCAACCAATGATGAGTTGTACTCTGTAACTTTCACGAAATTGGGGTTTATGATACTTGATTTCCTGACCCTTTTGGATCTTCTTGAACGAGTTGGGTTTTTTGATGACTCGGTTTCACTTTCTTTATCTGGAAGAACAACTGAGTCATCAGCAGCTTCTTCTACAGAGAAGTCGGAAAGATTTAAGATTTTGGATTTTTCTCCATTTTCTTCTTCTGATGACCAAGAAGATGATGGAATTGACTCAGTTTCATCACTGATTTGgtgatttttttgttgttgttgttgtatgtagAGATTCATCATATGAGATCTCATATGTCCACCTAAAGCTCTACCATTAGCAAACTTTCTTGAGCAAAGCTTACATGATTTGTGTTTCTCCATCACACAGAGAAGagattttcttttacttttttgttagcactgtgtgtgtgtgttatgCCTGTTTTGTAGAGAGTGGAGAAGCTATAAAGGAGTAGGTAACAAGCATTCCTCCACCAACAGATAGATACAAATGGAAATATTTTTAAGACTACTATatataaaatctgatttttaataTTTGATAAATTAGATTTGGATTCAATTGGAGGAGTAATGTTTGTTTCTTAAAACGGCAAAAGGTAATTAAtagagaggaaaagaaaaagggttcAATTAAAGCGTATGCATGAAGGCAGAGAGAGTGAATGGTAAGGACATGTAACATGCGACTTTTGCATTTATTTCCATCCCATTTCTACATTCCCCAAACAGCCCTTATGAATCAGTTCCTTCTTATTTCTCTCTTATTTGATGtatttatcacaaaaaatacattTTGCTTCGACATACACCAATTACGTTATTAAcataacaaaaacaaaataataataattactaGTCAATCTATTTTCCAATACGAATTAACTTATATACATTGTCTATGTAATTTCTTTTATTTCAGTCCAACTTAACCAACTATAGTAGGTCATTGCCCCAGTTACAGTTACAGGTATCAATATTGTATGGGTCCGAATTTGATCGATCACGGCCTATAATGAGTATGACAAATGACCGAAAACCTGCGAGTCGACAAAAGGGTACGACCCTGAGGTGGAAGTAGAGGCACTATCGTATCGGCGTTAGATTCGATATATAAGGGGGACTTAAGTCTTGTAAACGGACACGAGATTTTTCAGACAGAACAATTATCATCTCTCTTTCTACTATTATCATCCCTCTCTACTATTATCATGTCTCTATCATCATTCCCTCTCCATTATTGTCATCCTAGAGTTTATTATCTTCGACTAcaatttaccccttcatcttcgaTTGATTTGCTTAAAAAGAGTTTAAAATCTATTGAGTCAAACAATTCGGCGCCGTCTGTGGGGCTTTCCGTAGCCGAATCATAGTTCTCATCTAGGTTCTCGAAAGTAACGATTGTCGTTCTTCAAACCCCCTAAAAACCAACAATGGCGGAGAAAGAAGCAAGGCTGAAGATGATAGCAGATGTCTCAAACAACCTCCTAAGCTCCATTAACGAAACCGGTAGAGAAGACACCGAGAATACAACACCAAGGGATACACCGGATGGGGATATCTCACCCTCTCCACACGAGGATCTGACGGTCTTGCACAAAAGGGGAGCCTCCACATCCACGATGAGAGAAACACCACCAACAATCAAAAAGCTGCTAGAGGAGTGGTTGACAAGTTCTCTGAGCAACATACTCGAAAAACCCCCTTAAGGAAATGTCGAAAACTTACCAACAACAGAAATCGCAGCTACCATCGGCGAGCCAGATGCTACGCAAATGGGCAACACCCGCACTGTCATCGACGCAAGTGACAATGCGCTCATGACTAtcctaaagaaaatggaagagatgaaAAACGAGAACAAAGCACCCCGTGATCAAATAAAGGAGCACCAGGAAAGAGTTGACAAAATACCTGGCGACTCTAAACTACTACCAAAATGCGATGTGGGCCGATTAGTCGAACAGCCATACAACGATGGAGCTGCTCCTCACCCCATcccaaaaacctttaaaatgccGCCATATTTGAGAATATATGATGGGACCACGAATCCAGAGGATCATCTAATCCATTATGTCACTGCGGTGAAGGGCAGTGACCTGTCAAAAGAATAAGTGCCATCTGTGTTGCTGAAAAAATTCGGTGAGACTCTGACAGGAGGAGCATTAACATGATACTCCCAGCTACCAGCACGATCGATATCAACATTTGAGGAGATGGTGGATAAATTCGCAACCGCCCATGCAGGGCAAATAAGGCTGAAGCTAGGGTCAATGACATCTTCGCCATCAGGCAAACGACGGGTGAGGGACTTCGAGACTTcctggcccgatccaacataataagGATGGGCCTTCCAAATGTGTCGGAAGGAATGGCGGTAGCGGCCTTCCAAAATGGGTTAAACATGGACGGATCAAAGGCAACCAAAAAATTGCTCAACAGACTCATGAAATACCCCCCCCCCACCACGTGGGAAGAGATTCACAATGCCTATTGCGCCGAGGTAAAGGCAGACGAAGACGATCTAAACGGCCCGACTCAGCGACTAACGTCAGTCCAGAACGAGGCAAGTAAAGATCGGCGTAACGATGGGCGAATGGATCAACCCCCGCGTTTCAATAGAGAAAGGCATCAACCATATGTTAGAACATCTAACCCTCCTCCTCCAAGGCATACGGACGCCGTGCTACGACACATCGCACCCCTTCAAAaagaaagaggtatgcctccactgttatctgctcataatttttgtgtttccctTTCAGAGATAGTGTACACACTAGAGAAGCTAGGCACGAAGGTGCAATGGCCACAAAAAATGAAATCGGACCCAAGCGTGAGAAAGTCAAATGTCCTCTACGAATTCCATCAGGAAAGAGGACATAAGACTGAGGATTGCATATGTCTACGGCAAGAGGTGGTCAGGATGTTGAACCAGGGGTACCTGAAAAAACTGCTCAGCGATAAAGGAAGGACCGACTTCGCCAGAGGATGTGACCCATCCCAAGGACCTTCAAAGCCTCTGTCGCAACACATACCATACAGATGATCATTGGCGGCAGCGACGACTCGacaatcaaccatgtgaagttcaccaccacgCACAAACTCAAAATGGACGGTCGCCCACAAACAATATGATGACTTcaaagacagtatcatcttcgaaAAGTCAGATGGCGATGGTTTGTCTTTCCCTTattatgatgctttggttataactttacgcatCACTGATACATATGTAAAAAGAATCATGGTAGACGATGGAAGCGGTGCGTGTATTATTCACCCGAGAGTTCTCATGCAAATGAGGCTCGAAGATAAAATAATACcacgttgcataacactaacaggttttaaAAATGAGGTAGAGCGGACATTCGAGGAAATAACACTACTAGTCTTAGTAGGGGGAGTCACGCTGGAAACAACATTCCACATCATGAACCAGGAAACAGCCTATAACGCCATCATAGGACGCCCATGAATACATATCATGCGAGTCGTCCCCTCAAACTTCTATCAAGtgatcaaatttcccaccccgtggggaatattcagcatccgaggcgaGTCGCGCACCGCCCAGGAATGCTATcggatcgcccaagattgcaTGCACACCAAACAACTGA
Proteins encoded in this window:
- the LOC104250121 gene encoding zinc finger protein ZAT9-like, with the protein product MEKHKSCKLCSRKFANGRALGGHMRSHMMNLYIQQQQQKNHQISDETESIPSSSWSSEEENGEKSKILNLSDFSVEEAADDSVVLPDKESETESSKNPTRSRRSKRVRKSSIINPNFVKVTEYNSSLVETEPVSSISETSPEEDVAHCLMMLSRDNWIKQQVDHYSDEEEEEEYKEENSGVQVKVITKNRGRGKYRCETCNKNFRSYQALGGHRASHKKIKVSNYNNEVVENVGVIEEKIHECPICYRVFSSGQALGGHKRSHVIGVSTAAANISVPVFIPTAAKLEFSRNGGSLIDLNLPPPMEELDDEIISQVEVSAVSDDAEFVNPIKH